The Schizosaccharomyces pombe strain 972h- genome assembly, chromosome: I genome contains a region encoding:
- the irc20 gene encoding ATP-dependent DNA helicase, translating into MDRTKRRKIEKEASLLNERNNLLESDFANCYRAFQHQLKLDQQIWRGPEDELNRLKSTIYPVVFWVDGSEKLHAYSFTQRKISLAKNLIPLFSVDLNKDTYSALKAPLKIWSKLWEDNRRLKKIIKYTSYVTVKGSELILSFGISILDSFLAPQDAILSSGSSSSYTALLDYTFLPSEDEEYSCLDINTALFYDCARKLAKSLRFANVSRDPRLSSELLPFQMRVLEWMKRREEEKFLTSNDLPPLWYHCKSLFDDRMVYVNHVYGYMTFSKEKTYLLASGDIRGGILADEMGMGKTLEVLGLVLHHQLPISLTDTCTFDQVVGKNVKYSKATLIITPSTILDQWLSEIDLHVPSLKVFHYQGIRKSNGLKSAKIFLDCDIVVTSYSDLRFELLYTESHSRTLRHEKRHVSPKSPLIDVCWWRICVDEAQMVETSQSNVAQMIYRIPRVNCWTVSGTPVRSEVDDLFGLLFLLRYSPMYLYKKQAWMQIIEKKRVREFCDLFGSLVCRHSKQDVEEELKLPPQHRICMTTRLSVVEETNYQDLLSEAAKSLHFFKDRNLDLCDEESMRRWLVRLRQACCHPQVGFGNKSAFGGGPMKSINDVLVFMLEQTNSTFSSLNRKLYSDKIIVGQIYDHIKDYNKALAIWSEVRIPVELAVKELENVIYNSKYEDHGKNLPINYFGLDHFIHLRVWYVLLHKIYFFIASAYFSLKNEKFENEFYLLAQDLRRKIMSDVIIKTSKHLEEFSEKFIPKKLVKIPRLQKSYAKGLITGHGIIEDYNRLYKELNDQKEVLIKFRDRLIHLMKLPLLDQESDPTGDEYEESLNAQSEISYCIDVYRQMLSDRVAAVSGTINTFVSHETELEKYKLIESIKKSEKSLDKQAEERDKKYLLYFEEREEARPKADQYGSLINIVSRLLDASNRSTSSFETSKNMEEYERIDAMAKEQSRICQKLEKELSIIQLTYNSRIEYYKQLQEISDSLMPPPVSNISLNNYVKDDEKKQKFLNSVIIKASVILEKEISEKQDEASQTTNVAELVNQKISEMNIPGHIHLLRELEEEKSNTQRKIAHFESRRRYLTNLYEHIVLKAESHQICIICRDIIKQGFITTCGHLYCSFCLEAWLKHSSSCPMCKTKLNKNNAYYIGESRDIYSRQEFVTGFNKRDERLEILDDEAYRQISNMELKESFGSKIDTISKHLLYLKHNELYPKVVVFSQWLDVLDVLHKSFEANGIVFIRFDGKSKNTCLKRFKEERSLQVLTLHARSQSSGLTLTNATHVFMCEPLLNSGIEMQAISRVHRIGQTRPTFVYYYIVEDTVEGHILNLSLTKHEQLDKLGLDVPLVGNINRTTEASSGGEQVDAAEIKDCLKMALKRLTTEDS; encoded by the exons ATGGACCGAACTAAGAGGCGAAAAATAGAGAAGGAGGCTTCCTTACTAAATGAAAGAAACAACCTTTTGGAAAGTGATTTCGCCAATTGCTACCGTGCATTCCAGCACCAACTCAAGCTAGACCAGCAGATATGGCGTGGACCAGAGGACGAGTTAAATCGGCTAAAGTCTACTATTTATCCTGTCGTTTTTTGGGTTGATGGATCTGAGAAACTACATGCATATAGTTTTactcaaagaaaaatttcattgGCCAAAAACTTGATTCCTTTGTTTTCTGTCGACTTGAATAAGGATACTTACTCTGCTTTAAAAGCACCTCTCAAAATTTGGAGTAAGCTTTGGGAGGATAATAGGCGGCTGaagaaaattataaaatacaCATCTTATGTTACTGTAAAAGGATCCGAGTTAATTTTGTCGTTTGGCATTTCCATACTCGACTCTTTTCTTGCCCCTCAAGATGCGATTCTTTCATCTGGATCATCTTCCTCATACACTGCTTTACTAGACTATACGTTCCTTCCGTCTGAAGATGAGGAATATTCTTGTTTAGATATTAACACTGCACTATTTTACGATTGTGCAAGAAAATTGGCAAAAAGCCTACGTTTCGCCAATGTATCACGCGATCCAAGGCTTTCTTCGGAACTTTTACCATTTCAAATGCGTGTTTTAGAATGGATGAAACgaagagaagaagagaaattCCTAACCTCAAATGATTTACCACCTCTATGGTACCATTGCAAAAGTCTTTTTGATGATCGAATGGTTTACGTTAATCATGTTTACGGCTATATGACATTttcgaaagaaaaaacatatttgcTTGCGTCCGGTGATATACGTGGAGGCATTTTAGCCGATGAAATGGGCATGGGAAAAACTTTGGAAGTCTTAGGATTAGTTTTGCATCATCAGTTGCCAATTTCTTTGACTGATACTTGTACTTTCGATCAGGTCGTCGGAAAAAATGTAAAGTATTCCAAGGCCACCCTAATAATTACGCCTTCTACAATTCTCGATCAATGGTTATCTGAGATAGATTTGCATGTGCCATCATTGAAAGTATTCCATTACCAAGGAATCCGAAAATCCAATGGTTTGAAATCagctaaaatttttttggattgtGATATAGTGGTAACATCTTATTCTGATTTACGGTTTGAGCTATTGTACACTGAATCTCATTCCAGGACCTTAAGACATGAAAAGCGACATGTTTCTCCAAAGTCTCCATTGATTGATGTATGTTGGTGGAGAATTTGTGTTGATGAAGCTCAGATGGTTGAAACTTCACAGAGTAATGTCGCACAAATGATTTATCGCATACCTCGTGTCAATTGTTGGACTGTAAGTGGAACTCCCGTACGTAGTGAAGTTGATGACCTTTTTGgccttttatttcttcttcgCTACTCCCCTATGTATttatacaaaaaacaaGCTTGGATGCAAATTATAGAGAAGAAACGTGTTCGTGAATTTTGCGATCTGTTTGGCTCCCTTGTATGCAGACATTCTAAACAGGAcgttgaagaagaattaaaattacCTCCTCAACATCGAATCTGCATGACTACAAGACTTAGTGTAGTAGAAGAAACGAACTACCAGGATTTATTATCAGAGGCGGCCAAGTCTTTGCACTTTTTCAAAGACAGAAATTTGGATTTGTGTGACGAAGAATCTATGAGGCGTTGGTTGGTTCGTTTACGACAGGCATGTTGCCATCCGCAGGTTGGATTTGGTAACAAATCCGCATTTGGAGGTGGACCCATGAAAAGCATTAATGATGTATTAGTTTTTATGTTGGAACAAACAAACTCTACATTCTCCTCGTTAAACAGGAAGCTTTATTCCGATAAGATTATTGTTGGTCAAATATATGATCATATTAAAGACTATAATAAAGCATTGGCTATTTGGTCTGAAGTCAGAATACCTGTCGAGCTCGCTGTCAAAGAATTAGAAAATGTTATTTACAACTCTAAATATGAGGACCATGGTAAAAATTTACCgattaattattttggTTTGGATCATTTCATTCATCTGCGTGTTTGGTATGTTCTATTGCATaaaatatacttttttataGCAAGCgcttatttttctttaaaaaacgaaaagtttgaaaatgaattttatttgctCGCGCAGGATTTAAGAAGGAAGATTATGAGTGATGTGATTATCAAAACCAGCAAGCACCTTGAAGAGTTTtcagaaaaatttattccaAAGAAACTTGTCAAAATACCACGATTACAGAAATCTTACGCAAAAGGTCTCATAACCGGACATGGTATAATTGAAGACTATAATAGACTTTATAAAGAGTTGAATGATCAAAAGGAGGTGCTTATAAAATTTAGAGATCGGCTTATCCATTTGATGAAACTTCCACTTCTGGATCAAGAATCGGATCCGACCGGCGATGAATACGAAGAATCATTGAATGCGCAATCAGAGATATCCTATTGTATTGATGTTTACCGTCAAATGCTTTCAGATCGAGTAGCGGCAGTCAGCGGTACTATTAATACCTTTGTGTCTCATGAAACAGAACTTGAGAAATACAAACTTATAGAgagtataaaaaaatcggAGAAATCGTTAGACAAGCAGGCTGAAGAACgtgataaaaaatatttgctttACTTTGAGGAAAGGGAAGAAGCAAGGCCAAAAGCAGATCAATACGGatcattaataaatatagtTTCAAGACTGTTAGATGCATCAAATAGATCCACCTCAAGTTTTGAAACTTCTAAAAACATGGAAGAATATGAACGGATTGATGCAATGGCAAAGGAGCAATCTAGAATTTGccaaaaattggaaaaagaattgagtATAATTCAGTTGACTTATAATTCAAGGATTGAGTACTATAAACAGCTGCAGGAAATTTCTGACTCTTTGATGCCTCCTCCCGTTTCAAATATCAGTTTAAACAATTACGTTAAAGACgacgaaaaaaaacaaaaatttttgaactCTGTTATAATTAAAGCTTCGgtgattttggaaaaagaaatttcagaaAAGCAGGACGAAGCAAGTCAAACAACAAACGTAGCAGAACTCGtcaatcaaaaaatatccGAAATGAATATACCTGGACATATCCATCTGCTGCGAGAGCtagaagaggaaaaaagcAATACCCAACGTAAAATTGCTCACTTCGAATCAAGGAGAAGGTATTTAACAAACCTATATGAACATATTGTCCTTAAAGCTGAATCTCATCAGATTTGTATAATTTGTCGTGATATAATTAAGCAAGGTTTTATAACAACTTGTG GCCATTTGTACTGtagtttttgtttggaaGCGTGGTTGAAGCATAGTTCGTCGTGTCCAATGTGCAAAACcaaattgaacaaaaataatgctTACTATATTGGCGAAAGTAGGGATATATACTCTCGTCAAGAGTTTGTCACTGGTTTCAACAAACGAGACGAAAGGCTTGAAATTCTCGACGATGAAGCATACAGGCAAATTTCTAATATGGAGTTAAAGGAGTCATTTGGATCAAAAATTGACACAATATCTAAACATCTTTTG TATTTGAAACATAACGAACTTTATCCTAAAGTTGTTGTATTCTCTCAATGGCTTGATGTTTTGGATGTTTTGCACAAGTCATTTGAAGCGAATGGTATCGTCTTCATACGTTTTGATGGAAAGTCAAAGAACACTTGCCTAAAAAGGTTTAAAGAAGAACGTAGCTTACAAGTACTTACTTTACATGCAAGATCGCAATC ATCTGGTTTGACGTTAACAAATGCCACTCACGTTTTCATGT GTGAACCATTACTAAATAGTGGAATTGAAATGCAAGCAATTTCACGCGTTCATCGAATTGGGCAAACTCGTCCGACGTTTGTTTACTACTACATTGTGGAAGATACTGTTGAAGGTcatattttaaatctttCATTGACCAAACATGAGCAGCTTGACAAACTAGGTTTGGATGTACCGCTAGTTGGTAATATCAATCGCACTACTGAAGCTAGCAGCGGCGGAGAACAAGTTGATGCCGcagaaattaaagattgTCTTAAAATGGCTTTAAAGCGGCTCACCACAGAGGATTCATGa